Within Betaproteobacteria bacterium, the genomic segment AGAGTTGGCTATGTCGCGCGACTTTGCCGCGCTGAAGGCGCAGTTTGCCGATGCGTCGCGCACGGTATTCTCCACGCTGCATCGCAATCGCCTCGAACGCGACGACATCACCAAGTGGGACTTTGAGGCGTTGCCGGAAACCATCAACTTTGAACGCAACCAGATCCGTTACGACGGTTACCCGGCGCTGGTGGATCGCGATACGTCTGTATCGATCAAGATTTTCGATGAGCGACAGGCCGCCAGACATAGTCATCGACGCGGACTGACGCGCTTGTTCATGCTGGAGCTGGCGGAGCAGGTTAAATTTCTGGAGCGCGGCATCAAGCTATCGCCCATGGCGGCGTTCCAGTATGTACATTTCTTCCCCGAGTCAAAGAACCATACCCAGGACGCAATGCGCAAGGAGCTGGTGTTCGCGGCATTCGCCGGCACGATGGTGGACACGGCATCCGAAGAGATCCGTAGCGAAGACCAATTCGCTGAGACGCGTGCGGCGGGCAAACCGAAACTCGCCGGCACCTTGCAGGCGCTGGTGAAAGCGATGGAGGAATCGTTCGCGGCGTCCGCTGAAATACGCAAGCTGCTGGATGAACGCTACGTGAAGACCTGGGAACACATCGGCCCGGAAATCGAGGATCAGTTGCGGCATCTGTTCGAGCCGGAATTCCTGCGCAATGTTTCAATGGCGCAGTTGCTGCATTTCCCGCGCTATTTGAAAGCAATCGTGCTCAGGCTCAACAAGGCGCGGGCAGGCTCGATGGAACGCGACCTCGAACAGGCGCGCTCGATTCGACCGCTATGGCAGAATGCATTGAAGCTGAAAGACTGGCTGGAACCGAAAGCCGCTGAGTACCGCTGGATGATCGAGGAGCTGCGCGTGTCGCTGTTTGCGCAAGAGCTGCGGACGCCGTTTCCGGTTAGCGTAAAGCGCGTGACTCGGGCGTGGGAAGAACTGGAGAAGAAGTAGAACATGAAGCCTGAATCCTTCCGTCGCCTCGCGTCCCGCATGTCCCACATCGCGCCATTCGAGGTAATGGAAATTCAGACGGCCGCGCGTGAGCTGGAGCGGCAGGGCAAGGACGTGATCCACATGGAAATCGGTGAGCCCGATTTCACCACGCCGCAGCCGATTGTGAATGCTGCCATCGCCGCACTCCAAACCAAGCCGATGTTCTACACGTCAGCGTTGGGTATCCAGCCGCTGCGCGAAGCCATTGCCGCGTTCTACGCAAGCAAGTATGGTGTGAGCGTTTCGCCGGAGCGCATCATCGTCACGGCGGGCTCGAGCGCGGCGCTGTTGCTGGCGTGTGGTGTGTTGCTGAACGCGGGTGACGAAGTGCTGATGGCCGACCCGGGTTATCCGTGCAATCGCCACTTTGTGCGCGCCATGGAAGGTGTGCCTTGCACGATTCCGGTGGGGCCGGAGCACAATTACCAGTTGACGGCCGGGCATATCCGCGCGCATTGGAACGAACGCGGCGCGGCAGCGCTGGTGGCATCGCCCTCCAATCCGACCGGCACATTGATCGCCCATGACGAACTGCAGCGCATTCACGGCGAAGTCGCCACTCGTGGCGGCATGCTGATTGTCGATGAAATCTATCAGGGGCTCACGTATGACGTGGCGCCAGCCACCGCACTGTCGATCAGTGATGACTTGTTTGTGGTCAACAGTTTTTCCAAGTATTTCCAGATGACCGGTTGGCGGCTCGGTTGGCTGGTGGTGCCCGCCGCCTATGTGCGTGACGTGGAGAAGCTTGCGCAGAATCTGTTCATCTCAGCGTCCACGCCTGCACAGCATGCGGCGCTGGCCGCATTTCGTCCAGATACCCTGGCGATACTCGAACGGCGCCGTGCCGAATTCCAGGTGCGAAGGGACTTCCTGATTCCCGCGCTGCGCGAACTGGGCTTCAAAATCGCCGTTGTTCCCGAGGGTGCGTTCTACATTTATGCGGATTCGTCACAAATTGCCACTGACAGCTTCGAACTTTCGCGCAGAATACTGCAGGAAGCGCTCGTCGCGTTGACGCCCGGCAAGGATTTCGGTCATGCCGCGCCGGAACGTCATATTCGCATCGCATACACCCAGACGGTACCGCGCCTGGCTGAAGCGATCAGCCGCATGAGAGGAGTAATACACGCATGATGACCGACGCGCTGCTGGCGTTTTTCCACTACTCGGCAATATTTGTGCTGTTCGCGTTTTTAACCGTCGAGGCAATGCTGCTGCGAAATCCGCTGGACGCGAATACGGTTCGCTTGATCGCGCGGGTTGATCTCTGGTTTTTTGGCGCAGCACTTTTGACACTCGTCTCAGGTTTGATGCGTCTGTTCTGGGGCGCGAAGGGGGTCGGTTTCTATTCGCCCAATCCGGTATTTCATGTCAAGGCGGGTCTATTTATCGCCATCGGCATGCTTTCATTTCCGCCAACGCTGCGATATATCAGTTGGGCAAGGCAGCTCAAGGCCGACGCAAATTTCCTGCCATCCGAATCGGAGCGGCGACTGGTGCGCCGCCTGGTCATGATTGAGCTTCACATAGCGTCCGTGTTGCCGCTGGCGGCTGTCCTGATGGCGCGGGGAATCGGATTGGGGTGACTGGCAATTGATTGAATTAACAGGAGGACGTGATGAAGATGTCGAATTTGTTTTTACTCGCCGCGACGGTTTTGCTGGCTGGTATCGCTAGTGCGCAGGAGCGTGCCATCACCGAGAAGATCACGGTGAAAGCGAATGTCGATGACGTCTGGAAAGCGTGGACGACGACGGAGGGTATCAAGTCGTTTTTTGCGCCGGACGCGAAGGTAGAATTGAAAGTGGATGGTCCGTTCCAGGTTTACATCAATCCTTTTGCCGAGCCCGGTATGAAGGGTGCCGATGACATGAAGATCATCGGCTTTCAGGAAAAGAAAATGCTGTCTTTCACCTGGAATGCGCCGCCCTCATTGCCTGAAGCCCGCAAGCAGCGCACGGTCGTGATCGTGCGGCTGATTTCGCGTGGCGACGCGCTGACCGATGTCACGCTGCATCATGTTGGCTGGGGTGACGGAGGCGAGTGGGACAAGGCATACGATTACCTTTCCAAGGCCTGGCCAAATGTACTCAAGAACCTGCAAAAGCGCTTTGACAGCGGACCCGTCGACTGGAAGAATTGGCTGGATATGCTGCGTCCCAAATCGGCGCCGGGTGTGGTCGAGAAGAAGTAACGCGGATCAACCGTCAAGCTGCCAATGCCTGAGCACGCGGTAGACCGGTCCGCCAGGTGTGCGCGTGGAATCGACAAGCACGAAGTCCTCCACGCGCCATTCGATGGCTGGTATTTCTTTTGGTGAGGGCCACGTCTGGCAGTCTCTGGCGATCGTGATGTGTGGCTGGTAGTCGGTGTTGCTGTCACGATGAATGAATTGCCCAAGATCGAGTTCCGGCAAGAGTGAGTTCCGCAATTCGTGCAGCGCGGCAGGCGTGCCGGTGCAGCCCAGCCAAGCCACCTTGGCAGCCGGAAAATGTGCGCGTGTATCAATATTCAATGCGAACGATTTTGCCTTGACTCGATCGCCGCATTCAAGCGCCATCGGCACGCGCAAGTCTGGTGTCTGGCCCAGGAAAACCAATGTCATGTGCAGCGTATCAACGCGCATCGGCCGTCCGCGATATTCGCGCATCGCCAGATCGCGTTGCACAACAAGCTGGGCGCGCACTTCAGGGTTCGGCCACAGGGCAAAGAACAGGCGCGGCATAATGGACTCATTTGAGCGGGATGACCATGGGCATTTTGAACCGTATCAGAGGAATGATGTTGAACCCCCAGGCCGAGTGGGATGCCGTCGCACGCGATGAGCCCGGGTTTCGCGTGCTGCTGCGGAATTATCTGATACCGCTGAGTTTGCTGGCACCGTTGGCAACGGTTGCCGGCATGCTCTCGTTTGATACGCGGTGGAATCCCGAATACGGCTATTCGCTGTTGCGTGAACGTGCACCCGTCATCGCGCTGGCTACTTACTTTTTCCAGATCGCCAGCGTGTATCTTCTGGCGGGTATGCTCTTTCTGCTCGCGCGCACGGAGGGCCGTTCGCCCGGATTTCTGGTGACATTGCAGGTTGCGGTGTTCGGTTCGATTCCCGTGCTGCTCTCCGGTGTAATGCTGGTGATTCCATTTGGTGTGATGTTCACGATGATGGCGATGCTGTATTCGTTCTACCTTTATTACCTGGGCGCGGAACGATTGATCGGCATTCGCCCGGCGGACTCCGCGATGTTCATCGGCGTGGTGATGTTCTGCATGATGGTACTGTCGAGCCTCATGGGCGCAGTTGCGTCGTGGCTGGGAATTCTTTAACCTCGTGTCCGTGGATCCTGCCTTTTCACTTCCGATCAGGCGGCCCCGTCAACCAGCGGCGACACTCGCAATCGTTCCATCGCCACGGATGAGGTGCTGAACCCGAGCTTTGTAAAGAAACCGGACGCGCCGTCGTGGCCGGTGCGCACCAACCAGGTAATGCGCTTGTTGTTGCCCATCACATGCTGCACCAGTGCGCGACCGACGCCTTGCCGCTGGTGTTCCGGAGAGACAACAACCATGGACAGGTAGCCGTTTGAAAGGCCATCGGTAATGCCTCGCGCAAAACCGATGATTTCCCTGGCCTTCGAACGCCACCGCGGTGCGTGGCGTGTTGGAGATGAGTAAAGCGAACTGCGTTGGGTTGCCGACCCGATGTGTCCAGCCACATGCGCAGAGGAACTGGCGGACTGACTCGACTTCCGGTTTGTGAAGGTCGCGGATTTGCATGGCGTCAATGATTACCTGAGCCGGCTGCCAAGTCGGCATCAGGCGCTTGCTCATTGTCCGGCCACAGGTCGAACGAAAAGGCAGGTGCGATCTTCATCGACTCAAGTTTTCCTTCCAGCAATTGACGCACATGCGGCCACTCCGGATCAATGATGCTGAAGCGCGCGGAATTCCGCTTCCGGCCATTCGGCATGATTCGCTCGTGACGAATAATGCCCTCTTCCATGGCGCCAAGCCGAAGGATCGCCGCGCGCGAGCGCTCGTTCAATTCATCCGTCGTGAATTGCACACGGATGCAGCCGAGAACTTCAAAGGCATACCGCAGCATGAGGTACTTGGCCTCGGTGTTCACATAGCTTCGCTGCCAGGATGCTGAAATCCAGGTATGGCCGATTTCGAGGCTGCGATTTTTCTGATCCATCCGCCAAAAGCGCGTCGAGCCGACTACTTTCCCGCTATCAATTAGTGTGATCGCAAAGGGACGCGTCGTGTCGCTGCTTGGGCCTTCCAGGGCGGCGGCAATGTAGGCGGATACCGAGTTGGTGTCGGGAACAACCGTGACGTTCAAGTTCCATAGCGCGCCGTCGGCAGCCGCCGTGGCGAGTGCGGGCGCGTCGGCCGCCTCGAGTGGCCGGAGGACGATGCGGTTGCCGCGTAGCGAAATTGAAGATGCCCACATTTTGCACAAACTCCAAAACTGACGGACGCCTCCCGAATGACGATTCATGCGCTGTCACCGCTGGCGGTCGCAATGGCCGGGACAAATCGGGACAATTGAATTCAAGTGCCAGATGAAATGTAGTGCGGCCCATTTGAAATTGCAAACTCTTCATCCAATGACGCGAAAAGTTGCGTCGCACGAATTTTCGGAATCCGATGCGCCTGCATTAAACTCAAGCGCTGGCGCGGAATTTCAGGCGTTTATAGTCCGGAAGGCGCGCCAGTGCTTGAGTTTTATCATTTTCTGGTTGCTCGAATGCGCGTTGAAGAGGATTGGACTTGGCTTGCCAAGCCTGAACGCAAGCAATCGCCCTTCATCGGCAATTGGCTCTCAAGTTGTGGCGGAATCCGCCGATAACAGTTGTTACGAATGCCCGTCATGTTGACTCCCGCGCTATGCGTCGATAATCAAACGGACAAGATAGAGAGTTCCGTGACGAACGCCGCACCGAAGACAGATATTGAACAACAGATATTTGCCGAGCAAATCGCGCTTGTGCATGGCCTGACGCCGTTCACGCTGTTCATGTCGATGATTGGCTCGACGCTGGTGCTGTTCGCGGTGTGGGGAAGCGCACCGCGGTCATTGCTGATCGGCTGGTATGTCTGCCACCACATCGTCACGCTTTGCCGCTACCTGGAAATTCGCGCATACCGGCGAGCAACGCCGTCACCGGTTGATGCCGGCTTCTGGGCCAAGCGTTTCGTTATCGGCACGACCTGCGCTGGTGTGATCTGGGCAATTGCCGGAACCGTCCTGTTTCCGCCGCCGGGGCACGCGACCCAGTTCTTTGTCGGCATCTATCTGATTGGCGTCGCGGCATCGGGCATGTTCTCGCTGGCCCAGTATTTTCGCGCCTACGTGCCGCTGGCGGTCTTGTCGATCGCGCCGATGTGCGTTTGGCTGCTTGCCTCCGGCATTCCCGACCAGCAGTTCTCGGGGGGTGCGTCTTTCCTGTTTCTTTACATCGCGCTTTCGAACGCGCGCCGCTATGAACGCCTGAACAGGGATTCGATTCGCCTGCGATTGGAGATTGAACAGGCGCGCGTGGGGGCCGAAGCGGCCAGCCGCGCGAAGTCGCAGTTCCTCGCCAACATGAGCCACGAAATTCGCACGCCCATGAACGGCATCCTCGGCATGGCCGAACTTTTGCTCGATACGCCGCTGTCCGAGCGGCAGCGGCGTTACCTGGAAACGCTGCACCGCTCGGGCGTAAGCCTGCTCGACATCATCAACGACATCCTCGATTTTTCAAAAATCGAGGCGGGTAAGCTGGAGCTCTCGATGTCGGCGTTCAGCCTGCGCGCGACGCTGAACGAACTGTCGGATGCGTTCGCCGAACGCGCCAGCCGCAAAGGGCTGGTGCTTACCTGCAAGATTGCAGAGGATGTGCCCGACGCGCTGGATGGCGACGTGGTGCGGCTGAGGCAGATCCTCAACAACCTGATTGGCAACGCCGTCAAGTTTACGGAGAAGGGCCGCATTTCGGTCCTCGTGACGAACGTGCCGGGCACGGCCATGCGCCTTCGGTTCTCGGTCAGGGACAGCGGCATTGGCATCTCGGCGGAAAGCCGCGCATTGATTTTTGATGCCTTTGCCCAGGCCGACGTTTCCCATACACGGCGCTATGGCGGCACCGGACTCGGCCTGTCGATCTCGAAGCAACTGATCGAGCTCATGGGCGGCCACCTCGGACTTGACAGTACGCCCGGTGTCGGGTCAACGTTCTGGTTTGAAGTTTCCTTCGCGCCGGCTACCCGGATGCCGGTCGAGCGATCAGCATCATCGAATAATCGCACGCTGCGGCCCTTGGCCGGGCATGCGCTGCTGGTGGAAGATCACGAAGTGAACCAGGTGGTTTCGCGCGCGATGCTGGAGTCCTTCGGCCTGCGCGTCAGCATCGCCGAAAATGGGCTACAGGCGCTGGACGCGATCGCCGCTGAGAGTTTCGATATCGTGCTCATGGACTGCCAGATGCCCGAGCTCGACGGCTACGAGGCAACCCGCCGCCTGCGCTTGCGCGAGACAGATGGGAACGTGGATGCGGAACTTCGCCTGCGCGTCATCGCTGTTACCGCGAATGCCATTGATGGTGATCGCGAGAAATGCATCGCCGCCGGGATGGACGACTACCTGTCGAAGCCTTTCCGGCAGGCCGAACTTCATGCCGTGCTGGTGCGCTGGTTGCGGTCAGACGCGGCGAAAGGCGTGCCCGATGGCGTTGTGGCGGTGACAGCAGTTGAAAGCAAAGGCGTCGATGACACCACGGTGCGTCCCGAGGGTGTCGATGACGAGGTGCTTGATCGCCTTGCGGCGTTGCCGAAGCCGGGAATCGTCGAGCAGGTGGTGCGGCTCTATCTGAGCAATTCGAGCCGCGCGCTATCCACGCTGCGCGTGTCGCTGGCGCGCGGCGATCGCGAGACCGTGACACAGTGCACCCACGATCTCAAGTCGAGTAGCGGATACGTTGGTGCAACCGGATTGGCCGATATCTTCGCGGCGATGGAACGCGCCGCGCGCACCGGTGATCTGGCGCGCATCACGGCCATGCTGCCGGGAGCCGAAGCAGGCTATGGGCCGGTCTGCGATCGCCTGCGCAGACGCCTGGATAAAGGCACGAAAACGTGAAAGGAGGAGACGCAGTATGAAGACCCCTGAGCCCGCAACGATCTTGCTGGTTGATGACGACGAAACCGGCCGTCTGCTTGTCAAATTGTTTCTCGAACATGCGGGTTTCCGCGTGTTCGAAGCCGACTCCGCCGAGTCTGGCCTTAAGCTTTGCAGCCGGCAGCGATTTGACCTTTGCCTCATCGACGGCATGCTGCCGCGCATGGATGGATTTCAGATGGTACGCAACTTGCGCGCAGTGCCGGAATATCGTGACGTGCCGCTTGTAATTCTTTCGGGCCTCGACGGCGCGGAATGGCCCTCACACGCAATGGACGCGGGCGCCACGGATTTCATTTTGAAGTCAAACGATTGGAATGGCCTGGTGGAGAGGGCACGAAAGCTGACCGCAACGCCGGCAAGTCGCGCGTCATGATTGGACGCAAAAAGCAGAATGTTGTCGGCGCGGAATTGCCAATCCTGCGAGGTTAGCAGGTTCCGTATAGCGTCGAAAGACCGCTCGCAACGTCACTCAGCCAACTCATCCATTGGAATTCAAACGCAAGCGCTGGTGCGGCTCTCTGGCACAAAAAGGCCGGAAATCCGCGCCAATGCTGGTGTTTCGATATTTTATGCTGGGCAATTGCAGCGTCCGGATGTGTTTATTTCTTTCCGGTTTTCACCGCGCGCCCACGATGCGCGCGCTCATGAACTGCAACGCATCGGACAGCGTATCGCGCCAAAGCATCCATTCGTGGCCGCCGTTGACGATGCGCAATTCAACCGCGTCCGGCTGATGCAAGCGCAATTTCTCGTACAACATCGCCGCTTGTAACGCGATGCCAAGGGGATCGTGGTCACCGGAATGAATATACAGCGGGACAATGACCCCGGACTGCTTGTAGGCTCCAATGTGCGAAACGTAGTTGAGAGACTTCCACAGCGCTGAGTCGAATTTGCCGTCTTTCTGGAACTGTGGATTGCTTTCGCCCGATGAATGACTTGGTGGAACAGGGTCGTAAATCGCCGGGCTCAGAATGGCTGCGGCGGCGAACATCCCTGGAAATTTGAAGACGAGATTCAATGACCCGTAGCCACCCGCCGACAGTCCCGCGACAATCCGGTTGCCGCGCCGCGAGTCGACGCGGTATTTGCCTTCCGCGTGTGGAATGACATCCTTGATCAGTGCCGTCTCGCCTTTCTCATTGGCGCCATCGACCCACCATGCCGTCGCATGCCCCGGCATCACGACAATCATCGGCTGAATCTGCCGCCTGCCGATCAGCGCATCCATTGTTTCGCGCGCGCCACCTTTCGAAAGCCAGTCGTTCTCGTCACCGCCTGACCCGTGCAGCAGATACAGGACTGGATAGCGTTTGTCGTCTTTCTTGTAACTGTCCGGGAGGTAAACCGTGTACTTGTAGTCGCGCCCAAGCGTTTCCGAGCGAAAAATTTCGGTGAATATTTCACCTGCATCGACCGATGCGCTGATGGCCAGCGTAACGAAAAAAACCACATAGGCACGCAGCAGTCGCATGTTCATTTTTCCTGTAAATGCCAATGATCGGATATCGGGTTCCGCCGGATTGCCATGGCGAACTCGCAACATGTTCTTCACGAGTGAGTTTAAGGCAAGGTGATGAAGGCTTCAGAAAGCCAATGCATGTCGCGTCACCCGGTGGTGCCGCTTTGAGTGTTTACGCTTTGGGCCGATTGAAAAGTTCATAGTGCATGTCACCATCGGGTTGCAGACCTTTGCCTAACCATCCTGCCGTTTCATAGAACCGTTGGGCGCGGGTATTGGATCCGGTGCTGAGGTACAGCCGTTTGAGTTTTCCGGAGAAGAGCCAGTTGACCATTGCTTCATGTAAGCGCCGGCCATAACCGCGACCTTCGTAATCCGGATCGACGAACAGCGCCCAGATATTGCCGGTTTCTGCGTTGCCAACCGCGAACGCGACAACCTTGCCATCGGCCTCGATCACCCAGCCGCGGCCGGTCTTCTCGATGGCAGGGACGTAGTGCGCTTCGGTGATGACCGATGAAGTGAGCCGGTTCTCGCGCACGGCAAGGCGAACCCGATGCATCGCGGGAATGTCTTGGCGAATGGCCTGGCGGAGAATGGCGTGCATGTGGAATTGAGCAGAATTGCGGGAAGCAAATCAAGGCAATTCGCGGTCGTGCCCATTCGGGACCGCGATTTGTGCGGGTGAAACGCCGCTGCCCCTACATCTTGGTATTGGCTTCCTCGGGTACAACCAGCATACGCGGCGTCTGCGAATGTCCCATGGTGCGCGCGGTGCGTATGACGGACGGTTTGGTCTGATCGAACGCGTCGGCAAAGTCGTGTGCCTTATTCAAGGCCGAGATATACGCCTGCGTAAAGGCGCCGCCCCCCAACTTGGGCGACTCCATCGACTCTTCGTTCTCGGACGCCGATACGATGACGATACGCGCGGCCTTCAAGTCCTTTGCTTTCTGGGCGAGATCCTGAATGCCCTCTTGAGAGAGACTTGCGGAATAATTGGCTTCCTTGGTCTGTCGTGACAGCGAGCGGGTGCGCGAAGGCAGAAATCCCGGGACGGCAATGAAGGTCTTGCCGCTATAGCAGGTATCAAGCACAAGGACGGTGCGCACATCGCTTAATGTCAGTTGGGCAATAAAACCTTGCAAGTCATCGTCGCTCAATGCCGTTTTACGATTCGTGACGACAAATTCAAAGGAGTCGGATTTGCCGCCCACCTTTTGCTTGGGAAATTCGGTGTCATTCAGGACGATATCGAATTTGCCCATCGCATTGGGCAGGCCGTGGCTGGCAACAAAAAGTACCACCGTATCGCCGGAGTGCGATTGGTCAATGATGCTTCGCATGGCGGCCTTCACGGCGGCGGAGGTTGCTTTTCCCTGAGTCATCAGTTGAATCGACTCCCGCGGCACGGAACCGCCGCTGGGTGAAACCATCACGTTGTAAAAGTCCTTCGCGTCTTTTTCCGAATACTCGAGTCCATTTTCTTTCGGCAAATATTTAAACTCGCCAACCCCAACAATGAGGCCAAATGTTCTCGGTCCACGCTGACTTTGCGCGTTTGATGAAGGCCGGGGTGTGGGCGCCGCGGGTTGCGCGGTGGGTTCCGATGGCGATGCCGCCTGTTTTGCGCCGGGTTCGAGTCGCTTCATCATTTTGCCGACCGTCGAGGCAAAAGCCGTATTGAAACCCTTGAGCCGGTACTTGATGTTTCCCGGTGTCGTCGGGGCCACGCGTTGCAGGCCGATGATGGCACGTGTCGCGGCAAAGGCGGTCTCCACCTCGTCCCGGTTTTCATACTCTCCGACCAGTACAACCCTGCCATCCGAAAAGCCCCTGGTCACATCGGCTTTACGCAGGCCAATCGTCTGGAATGCCCGACGGACCTCAGCGATTTCGGCGTCGGTGACCGGGTCAATCTCTGATGATGGCTGACCGCTGGAAAGCAGGGGAACAAACAGCCACGCCAGTGCTGCAGCCAGTCTTGCGCAATGTTCGAACAGCGAATTTCGAGTCGTTGGCATCACTTTACCGGGGTAAGGTCACGAGCGGGAAGCCAACCGGTAATTGCCGGTTCGGCGGTTACTTTGAACCACAACACCGTATTGTTGTTTACCTTGATTTCGGTCCGATCGTCGACGCGCACAGGAGCGCCCTTTTTCAGGTTGCCGACGACCTTGCGTTTTGTTCCGCTATCGGAATAGAGCGAGACGCCGCGCGCCGTAATATGAGTCGCAATCAATTTGGCGGCTTCCGTGGATGATGATTTGAGCGCGCGCGTGGCAACAGTCGAATCAACACCGCCTGCATCGCTTGCACTTGAAGTGGAAGCCGCCGAGGCCGAATACTTGCGCGGGCGTTCGCCAGTACCCAGGACGGCAAAATCGACGTTGCGGGTCGACTTCATGCCATCCGCGTCAATGGTGAGCGCGTAACGCATCGGGACCGGGAGTGGCAATGGCAGCTCGGCACGCGGCGGTATTTGCAGTTTATGACGGTAACTCATGCGCTGTCCTTGCTGGATGATCACATCTTCGACGTAATCATCTTTTCCTTCTTCGGCAATCGTGACCCAATTCAGGCGATCGCGGCCCATTCTATTTGCGGCTTCCAATGGAATGGGTCTTCCCGAACTGTCGAGCAGCGGTTTGCCCTGGGCATCAGCCAGGACCAGTTTGTTATCGTCGGTCGTCATGAACCGGACAATTTCGACCTTGTGCCTGAACTTGGCCTTGATATCCTTGGCGGCCGGGTTTTCTGCGTAGTACGTGAAGTCGAACTCAGGCACGGGCGGCTCATTCTCGGTGCCATTCAATTTGACCTCCAGGCGCTCCAGATTCATGCCAGCGCGGCGTCGCTCGGCTGTCGCGGGCGGACTTGCTTGCGCCGTGGCGGGCTTTCCAACGGGTTCAGATTTGTTATAGACGACCGCGCATTTTCGCCAAGCGGCCATCGCGATCGCCGCTCCCGCAGCGATGCCCGCCGCGACGCCGACGGCGCTACTGGCGCTGCCGCCGGTCCATTGCTTCAATAATTTGTTGCTTAGCGCGCCGACCGCCGCGCCACCGACTGCGGCGAGCGCCAGGTTGGAGGCGAAACAGGAGTCGAAACTGTCAAATGCTTTCTC encodes:
- a CDS encoding esterase family protein, with the translated sequence MNMRLLRAYVVFFVTLAISASVDAGEIFTEIFRSETLGRDYKYTVYLPDSYKKDDKRYPVLYLLHGSGGDENDWLSKGGARETMDALIGRRQIQPMIVVMPGHATAWWVDGANEKGETALIKDVIPHAEGKYRVDSRRGNRIVAGLSAGGYGSLNLVFKFPGMFAAAAILSPAIYDPVPPSHSSGESNPQFQKDGKFDSALWKSLNYVSHIGAYKQSGVIVPLYIHSGDHDPLGIALQAAMLYEKLRLHQPDAVELRIVNGGHEWMLWRDTLSDALQFMSARIVGAR
- a CDS encoding GNAT family N-acetyltransferase, whose protein sequence is MHAILRQAIRQDIPAMHRVRLAVRENRLTSSVITEAHYVPAIEKTGRGWVIEADGKVVAFAVGNAETGNIWALFVDPDYEGRGYGRRLHEAMVNWLFSGKLKRLYLSTGSNTRAQRFYETAGWLGKGLQPDGDMHYELFNRPKA
- a CDS encoding pyridoxal phosphate-dependent aminotransferase, which codes for MKPESFRRLASRMSHIAPFEVMEIQTAARELERQGKDVIHMEIGEPDFTTPQPIVNAAIAALQTKPMFYTSALGIQPLREAIAAFYASKYGVSVSPERIIVTAGSSAALLLACGVLLNAGDEVLMADPGYPCNRHFVRAMEGVPCTIPVGPEHNYQLTAGHIRAHWNERGAAALVASPSNPTGTLIAHDELQRIHGEVATRGGMLIVDEIYQGLTYDVAPATALSISDDLFVVNSFSKYFQMTGWRLGWLVVPAAYVRDVEKLAQNLFISASTPAQHAALAAFRPDTLAILERRRAEFQVRRDFLIPALRELGFKIAVVPEGAFYIYADSSQIATDSFELSRRILQEALVALTPGKDFGHAAPERHIRIAYTQTVPRLAEAISRMRGVIHA
- a CDS encoding GNAT family N-acetyltransferase, translated to MWASSISLRGNRIVLRPLEAADAPALATAAADGALWNLNVTVVPDTNSVSAYIAAALEGPSSDTTRPFAITLIDSGKVVGSTRFWRMDQKNRSLEIGHTWISASWQRSYVNTEAKYLMLRYAFEVLGCIRVQFTTDELNERSRAAILRLGAMEEGIIRHERIMPNGRKRNSARFSIIDPEWPHVRQLLEGKLESMKIAPAFSFDLWPDNEQAPDADLAAGSGNH
- a CDS encoding response regulator codes for the protein MTNAAPKTDIEQQIFAEQIALVHGLTPFTLFMSMIGSTLVLFAVWGSAPRSLLIGWYVCHHIVTLCRYLEIRAYRRATPSPVDAGFWAKRFVIGTTCAGVIWAIAGTVLFPPPGHATQFFVGIYLIGVAASGMFSLAQYFRAYVPLAVLSIAPMCVWLLASGIPDQQFSGGASFLFLYIALSNARRYERLNRDSIRLRLEIEQARVGAEAASRAKSQFLANMSHEIRTPMNGILGMAELLLDTPLSERQRRYLETLHRSGVSLLDIINDILDFSKIEAGKLELSMSAFSLRATLNELSDAFAERASRKGLVLTCKIAEDVPDALDGDVVRLRQILNNLIGNAVKFTEKGRISVLVTNVPGTAMRLRFSVRDSGIGISAESRALIFDAFAQADVSHTRRYGGTGLGLSISKQLIELMGGHLGLDSTPGVGSTFWFEVSFAPATRMPVERSASSNNRTLRPLAGHALLVEDHEVNQVVSRAMLESFGLRVSIAENGLQALDAIAAESFDIVLMDCQMPELDGYEATRRLRLRETDGNVDAELRLRVIAVTANAIDGDREKCIAAGMDDYLSKPFRQAELHAVLVRWLRSDAAKGVPDGVVAVTAVESKGVDDTTVRPEGVDDEVLDRLAALPKPGIVEQVVRLYLSNSSRALSTLRVSLARGDRETVTQCTHDLKSSSGYVGATGLADIFAAMERAARTGDLARITAMLPGAEAGYGPVCDRLRRRLDKGTKT
- a CDS encoding SRPBCC domain-containing protein — translated: MKMSNLFLLAATVLLAGIASAQERAITEKITVKANVDDVWKAWTTTEGIKSFFAPDAKVELKVDGPFQVYINPFAEPGMKGADDMKIIGFQEKKMLSFTWNAPPSLPEARKQRTVVIVRLISRGDALTDVTLHHVGWGDGGEWDKAYDYLSKAWPNVLKNLQKRFDSGPVDWKNWLDMLRPKSAPGVVEKK
- a CDS encoding DUF2214 family protein; the protein is MMTDALLAFFHYSAIFVLFAFLTVEAMLLRNPLDANTVRLIARVDLWFFGAALLTLVSGLMRLFWGAKGVGFYSPNPVFHVKAGLFIAIGMLSFPPTLRYISWARQLKADANFLPSESERRLVRRLVMIELHIASVLPLAAVLMARGIGLG
- a CDS encoding YIP1 family protein; this encodes MNPQAEWDAVARDEPGFRVLLRNYLIPLSLLAPLATVAGMLSFDTRWNPEYGYSLLRERAPVIALATYFFQIASVYLLAGMLFLLARTEGRSPGFLVTLQVAVFGSIPVLLSGVMLVIPFGVMFTMMAMLYSFYLYYLGAERLIGIRPADSAMFIGVVMFCMMVLSSLMGAVASWLGIL
- a CDS encoding response regulator, producing the protein MKTPEPATILLVDDDETGRLLVKLFLEHAGFRVFEADSAESGLKLCSRQRFDLCLIDGMLPRMDGFQMVRNLRAVPEYRDVPLVILSGLDGAEWPSHAMDAGATDFILKSNDWNGLVERARKLTATPASRAS
- the thpR gene encoding RNA 2',3'-cyclic phosphodiesterase gives rise to the protein MPRLFFALWPNPEVRAQLVVQRDLAMREYRGRPMRVDTLHMTLVFLGQTPDLRVPMALECGDRVKAKSFALNIDTRAHFPAAKVAWLGCTGTPAALHELRNSLLPELDLGQFIHRDSNTDYQPHITIARDCQTWPSPKEIPAIEWRVEDFVLVDSTRTPGGPVYRVLRHWQLDG